Part of the Marinobacterium rhizophilum genome is shown below.
AACCGCACCGGAATCAGGATCAGGTCGTCAAAATCCACGGCGTTATAGGCGCGCAGGTGGATTTCATAGGCCTCGTAGGCACGGGCCGCGAGTATATCGTCCGGGCCTGCCGCCTGCGCCAGCGCCTGGGCCGGCTCCAGCATGTCGTTTTTCCAGTTCGAGATCTGATTGCGCACGGTATCGACCTGTTCGGCATCCTCGTTCTGATGCAGCATCAAATCGCGCAGCAGCGCCTTGCTGTCCTGGTCGTCAAACAGGGAAAATGCCGCCTTCAACCCCAGAATCCGGTGCTCGCGGCGAATGATATTGAGGCCCAGGTTATGGAAGGTCGAGACCGTCAGGCCACGGGCTTCCTTGCCCTTCACCAGTTGGCCGACCCTTTCCTTCATCTCGCGCGATGCCTTGTTGGTGAAGGTAACCGCCGCAATATGGCGCCCTTCAACCCCGCATTTCTGGATCAGGTAGGCGATCTTGCGCGTGATCACGCTGGTCTTGCCGGAGCCTGCGCCGGCCAGTACCAGCAGTGGGCCACCCACATACTCCACGGCTTCTTTCTGTCTGGGATTGAGCTTGCTCATGAGTCAATATTCAAAAAAATGCTAAAGCAGACGGGGGCACGGCCGCTAACGGTCAATATCGGAAGGGGAACCCGGAACCCGGCAGGGCTCTGGGCGCATTCAAGGATTGACTGCAATGACAGTAACAACTGCCTGATCATGCAGGCTTTTGCTGTCATTTGTATTGCTGGCGCGTCGTGCCGCATTTATCCTGCATCAACGCAGGACGCCGTATTATGCCACGAACCAGGCCACACAAGCACAAGGGATCCCTCATCAGCCGTCAGCGGCATGCGCACACGCCTGAGCATTGCTGTCTATTTTTGGGGTACCAACCGGATGCAGTCTGCCCAGCGGCACACCAGCGAATCAGTGATCAAGCTGCTGATCGTCGCCGATGACCATCAGACATCGGATCGAATCAGCACCCTGCTGAGCACTGAGCATGTATACGAATTGCAGCATTGCGAGAATGTCAGCCAGGCGCTGACCCTGATCGGTTGTGAAAAGGTTGACCTGCTGTTTCTCTGCCTGCCGGTCAGTCACCTGCTCGACAATGCCACCCTGCTGACCTTCAAGCGCTGCAACAGCACCATCCCGATCATCGTGCTGGACGACAACATCAATGATCTGACCGGTCGCAAGCTGCTGAACCAGGCCGTGGCCGACTACCTGCCGCTGCGGACCCTCGCGGCCGACACCCTGCAGCGCGCCATTCGCTACGTGCTGGGCAGCCAGCGCCAGCACGCCCAGATTGACTACCTGCGCCACGCCGATCCGCTTACCGCCATCGGCAACCGGCAGTTTTTCTACCGCCAGCTGCTCGAAGCCCTCGCTCGCATCGACAGTGCTCAGCACCGCGTGGCGCTGATCACGGTGGACCTGGACGGTTTTCGCAAGTTCAACAACAGCATTGGCCACTCCGCCGGCGACAATGTGGTGCGCCAACTGAGCCAGCGCCTCCAGACCTGCCTGCACGAAGAGCAGCTGTGCCGCATCGGCGGTGACGAATTCGCCATTATTCTGGAAACGGATCAGGACACCGACCTGCGCGCCACCAGCCTGGATCTCATTACCCGGTTAATGCAGCATGTCAGCCACCCGTATCGGTGCAGCGAGCGCGAGGTCATGCTGCCCAGCAGCATCGGCGTGGCCTTTGCGCCGGAACACAGCCGGGAACTGGATTCTCTGATCCGCCAGGCCTCCCAGGCACGACTGCGGGCCAAGCAACTGCACGGCTGCAGCTACGCCATCTTTGAGATCGACAAGGATACCGATCCTGCTACCCAGATTACGCTGGAACCCGAGCTCTGGAGCGGGTTGCGCCAGGAGCAGTTTGTACTCTACTACCAGCCTCGCATCGACCTGCGCACCGGCAAAATCATCGGCGCCGAAGCCCTGATGCGCTGGAACCATCCCGAACGCGGGCTGGTCCAGCCGGATGAATTCATCCCCATCGCCGAGAAAACCGGGCTGATCGTCCCCATGGGATACTGGGCCATCCACCAGGCCGGCCAGGACATGCTCAAGTTCAAGGAAGCGGGTTTTCGCTATGGCAGCATTGGCGTCAACCTGTCGTTTCGGCAGTTCAAGGACGACTTCCTCGCCAAGACCATCAGGCGCATCATCGACAAAAACCAGATAGACCCGCACCGGCTCGAGTTCGAGCTGACCGAAACCGCACTCTTTTCAGACGAGGCCCATGTGCAGAGTTGTCTCAAGGAACTCAGCGCCCTGGGTATCGACTTCTCGCTGGACGACTTCGGCACCGGCTATTCGTCCTTCGCCCTGCTGCAGAAGCTGCCCATCAGCACCCTCAAGATCGACAAGTCCTTCGTGGCCGGCGTCAATCATAGCAAGGACGATGAGGAGATCGTGCGCGCCATTATCAACCTGGCCCACAACCTGCAGAAAAAAGTCATCGCCGAAGGCGTCGAAAACAAGACCCAGCTGGAGTTCCTGATCCGCCACGATTGTGACCAGGTACAGGGCTATTTCTTCAGCCCGCCAGTGCCTATCGAAGACTTTATGCGCATGCTGCGCGGCAACTGACCCCGAACCCAGAACTCCGGACCGCGACGTTGGCGGTCAGTGCCGGCACCTCTCAAAGATTTCACTTCAGCTCGTCTGTGCCTATTGAGCCACGCCTGCCAGCAACGCTAGCGCCCGCCAGTGCCGCCCTGGCGCAGCAACCCCTGGCGAAAACTCAGGGCCTCCAGCAACTGGGCGTCCCCGACGCACTCCTCGCCAGCCAGGTCCGCCAGGGTGCGCGCCACCCGCAGGATACGGTGACAGGCGCGGGCCGACAGCCCGAGCCTGGTGGCTGCATTGACCAGCAGGGTGCGTTGCGGCCCCTTTAACTGACACACCTCGTCCAGTTCTGCGGCGCCCAGGTCGCGATTGGGCCGGCCCTGGCGCGCCTGCTGCAGCGCCATGGCAGCGGCCACCCGCTGCGCCACCACGGCACTGGCCTCACCGCGACCCGCGGCCGGATCCAGCAGCTGGGCCGGATCCAGCGCCTGGACGTTTAGCTGCATGTCGAAGCGATCCAGCAGCGGACCCGAGATCCGCCCCTGGTAGCGCTGTATCTGATCCGGCGTGCAACGACACCGGCTCGATGCATCGCCGAAATAGCCGCAGGGACAGGGGTTCATGGCAGCCAGCAACTGGAACCGAGCGGGGAAAAGCATCTGGCTGGCGGCGCGGGAAATCAGGATTTCACCGGTTTCCAGCGGTTCGCGCAGCACATCCAGCACCGTACGGGGAAACTCCGGCAGCTCATCAAGGAACAGTACGCCCTGGTGGGCCAGCGATATTTCACCGGGACGCGGCTGGCTGCCGCCCCCGACCAGCGCCACGGCCGAAGCAGTATGGTGCGGGTTACGAAAGGGCCGGTTGCCGTGACCAACGGTATCGATGGCGCAGCCGGCCACCGAATACACCGCCGCCACTTCCAGCCGCGCCTGCTCCCCGAGACTGGGCAGCAAGCCCGGCAGGCGCGCCGCCAGCATGCTCTTGCCACTGCCGGGGGGCCCGCTGAACAGCAGATTGTGGCTGCCGGCGGCGGCGACCTCCAGCGCACGACGGGCCTGATACTGCCC
Proteins encoded:
- a CDS encoding two-component system response regulator encodes the protein MQSAQRHTSESVIKLLIVADDHQTSDRISTLLSTEHVYELQHCENVSQALTLIGCEKVDLLFLCLPVSHLLDNATLLTFKRCNSTIPIIVLDDNINDLTGRKLLNQAVADYLPLRTLAADTLQRAIRYVLGSQRQHAQIDYLRHADPLTAIGNRQFFYRQLLEALARIDSAQHRVALITVDLDGFRKFNNSIGHSAGDNVVRQLSQRLQTCLHEEQLCRIGGDEFAIILETDQDTDLRATSLDLITRLMQHVSHPYRCSEREVMLPSSIGVAFAPEHSRELDSLIRQASQARLRAKQLHGCSYAIFEIDKDTDPATQITLEPELWSGLRQEQFVLYYQPRIDLRTGKIIGAEALMRWNHPERGLVQPDEFIPIAEKTGLIVPMGYWAIHQAGQDMLKFKEAGFRYGSIGVNLSFRQFKDDFLAKTIRRIIDKNQIDPHRLEFELTETALFSDEAHVQSCLKELSALGIDFSLDDFGTGYSSFALLQKLPISTLKIDKSFVAGVNHSKDDEEIVRAIINLAHNLQKKVIAEGVENKTQLEFLIRHDCDQVQGYFFSPPVPIEDFMRMLRGN
- a CDS encoding YifB family Mg chelatase-like AAA ATPase — translated: MSLAVVHARAMLGIGAPAVTVEVHLSGGLPSLNIVGLPEAAVRESKDRVRSALINSGFDYPQRRITINLAPADLPKEGGRYDLAIALGILLASRQLPPKALAGWEVLGELTLAGEIRPVRGVLPAAMACRDLSRALLVPRANGAEAALVQGCDVRVADHLLQVCAALRGDGPLEPAIALAPPVRSGLPDLVEVKGQYQARRALEVAAAGSHNLLFSGPPGSGKSMLAARLPGLLPSLGEQARLEVAAVYSVAGCAIDTVGHGNRPFRNPHHTASAVALVGGGSQPRPGEISLAHQGVLFLDELPEFPRTVLDVLREPLETGEILISRAASQMLFPARFQLLAAMNPCPCGYFGDASSRCRCTPDQIQRYQGRISGPLLDRFDMQLNVQALDPAQLLDPAAGRGEASAVVAQRVAAAMALQQARQGRPNRDLGAAELDEVCQLKGPQRTLLVNAATRLGLSARACHRILRVARTLADLAGEECVGDAQLLEALSFRQGLLRQGGTGGR